One segment of Theobroma cacao cultivar B97-61/B2 chromosome 9, Criollo_cocoa_genome_V2, whole genome shotgun sequence DNA contains the following:
- the LOC18590042 gene encoding 10 kDa chaperonin: MAKRLIPSFNRILIEKIIPPSKTNSGILLPEKTPKLNSGKVVAVGPGARDRDGKHIPVNLKEGDTVLLPEYGGTEVKLGEKEYHLYRDDDILGTLHD; encoded by the exons ATGGCAAAGCGTTTGATCCCATCATTCAATCGCATTTTGATTGAGAAAATAATCCCTCCTTCTAAAACCAACTCGGGAATCTTGCTTCCTGAGAAGACCCCCAAG TTGAACTCCGGAAAAGTGGTAGCAGTGGGACCCGGAGCACGGGACAGAGATGGGAAACATATTCCGGTCAATCTAAAGGAAGGAGATACAGTTCTTTTGCCTGAATATGGAGGCACTGAAGTCAAGCTTGGTGAAAAAGA GTATCACCTATACAGAGATGACGATATCTTGGGAAcacttcatgactga
- the LOC18590043 gene encoding proteasome subunit alpha type-3, with translation MSSIGTGYDLSVTTFSPDGRVFQIEYAAKAVDNSGTVIGIKCKDGIVMGVEKLIASKMMLPGSNRRIHSVHRHSGMAVAGLAADGRQIVARAKSEANNYESVYGESIPVKELAARVASYVHLCTLYWWLRPFGCGVILGGYDRDGPQLYMVEPSGISYRYFGAAIGKGKQAAKTEIEKLKLSEMTCREGVIEVAKIIYKVHDEAKDKAFELEMSWVCDESKQQHQKVPDDLLEEAKVAARVALEEMDAD, from the exons ATGAGCAGCATCGGAACAGGTTACGATCTATCAGTCACCACTTTCTCACCCGACGGCCGCGTTTTTCAGATCGAGTACGCCGCCAAAGCCGTCGATAACAGTGG AACTGTAATTGGAATAAAATGCAAAGATGGGATCGTTATG GGAGTGGAGAAGCTGATAGCATCGAAGATGATGTTACCTGGTTCCAATCGAAGAATCCACTCCGTTCATCGTCATTCCGGCATG GCAGTGGCAGGATTAGCTGCTGACGGTAGACAAATTGTGGCACGTGCTAAATCTGAAGCTAATAATTATGAAAg TGTTTATGGTGAATCCATTCCTGTCAAGGAACTTGCTGCGCGTGTCGCAAGTTATGTACATCTATGCACTCTCTACTGGTGGCTCAGGCCCTTTGGGTGTGGGGTAATACTTGGAGGTTATGATAGAGATGGGCCCCAATTATATATGGTTGAACCATCTGGTATCTCCTAT AGATATTTTGGTGCTGCAATTGGGAAAGGAAAGCAAGCTGCCAAAAC GGAAATTGAAAAGTTGAAGCTGTCAGAAATGACATGCAGGGAAGGGGTTATTGAAGTAGCCAAAAT CATCTACAAGGTACATGATGAAGCAAAGGACAAGGCCTTTGAACTGGAGATGAGCTGGGTCTGTGATGAGTCAAAGCAACAGCATCAAAAG GTGCCTGATGACCTTTTAGAGGAAGCCAAGGTTGCAGCTAGGGTTGCATTAGAAGAAATGGATGCTGATTAA
- the LOC18590045 gene encoding transcription factor GAMYB: protein MRKGHSDLSSVEEGSRRGSMRESCHLKKGPWTSAEDAILVDYVKKHGEGNWNAVQKNSGLSRCGKSCRLRWANHLRPDLKKGVFTPEEERRIIELHAKLGNKWARMAAELPGRTDNEIKNYWNTRIKRLQRAGLPIYPPDVCLQVNRSQEESHNAASLPNGDSYASNLLQSDAFEIPRVEFENLELNQGCLSYSPMLHDIPANTMLKRVGSSYGYGLMFPIAHPTKRLRESVSNYFSMPNQLTENAYKKRFDGPLMISSPYDSNLSTNDQASFGIPPGSDAPLNSNFSPSEPMSGPIKLELPSYQYSDTQEDSWVNPAYPLPLVESVDNLIQSPSIEQAKSDYFTPQNSGLLEAVLHESQKLKSSKDDSCQQSSSTSVLDDVANFSLNHCEIEFEAHCDPNSPLAHSAASVFSEFTPVSGSSSDEPQFIESILGCNAKNKTPSQMAVARLDDFIGPGQFGHNNGCVRDKPSMTDAIAALLGEDPYCGY, encoded by the exons ATGCGGAAAGGTCACTCTGACTTATCATCAGTTGAAGAAGGTAGTAGGAGAGGCAGCATGAGAGAAAGCTGTCATTTAAAGAAAGGACCTTGGACTTCAGCAGAAGATGCGATTCTAGTGGACTATGTAAAGAAACATGGTGAGGGCAATTGGAATGCTGTCCAGAAAAACTCGGGACTTTCCCGATGTGGGAAAAGCTGTCGCTTGCGTTGGGCAAACCACCTAAGACCGGATTTGAAGAAGGGCGTGTTCACTCCAGAGGAAGAGCGCCGTATAATTGAGCTACATGCTAAGTTGGGAAACAAATGGGCACGAATGGCTGCAGAG tTGCCTGGACGTACCGATAATGAGATAAAGAACTACTGGAATACAAGAATTAAGAGACTGCAACGTGCTGGCTTGCCAATTTACCCTCCTGACGTGTGCTTGCAAGTGAATAGAAGTCAAGAAGAGAGTCATAATGCAGCTTCACTGCCAAATGGGGACTCATATGCTTCCAATCTCTTGCAGTCAGATGCATTTGAGATTCCACGTGTGGAATTTGAGAATTTAGAACTCAACCAAGGATGTTTGTCTTATTCACCAATGCTTCACGACATTCCTGCAAACACTATGCTTAAACGAGTTGGTTCATCCTATGGTTATGGCCTTATGTTTCCAATAGCACATCCTACTAAGCGTCTTAGGGAAAGTGTAAGCAATTATTTCTCAATGCCCAATCAATTGACAGAAAATGCTTACAAGAAAAGATTTGATGGGCCCCTCATGATTTCTTCTCCATATGATTCCAATCTCAGTACCAATGACCAGGCATCATTTGGTATTCCTCCCGGCAGTGATGCCCCTTTAAATAGCAATTTCTCTCCTTCTGAGCCCATGTCTGGGCCTATCAAGTTGGAGCTCCCTTCATACCAATATTCAGATACTCAAGAAGATAGCTGGGTCAACCCTGCCTACCCACTACCTTTAGTTGAGTCTGTTGATAATCTGATCCAGTCCCCCTCGATAGAGCAGGCTAAGTCAGATTATTTTACACCACAAAATAGTGGTCTCTTGGAAGCAGTACTTCACGAGTCACAGAAACTTAAAAGCTCAAAGGATGACTCATGTCAGCAGTCGTCTTCTACTTCTGTGCTTGATGATGTTGCCAATTTCTCCCTAAACCATTGTGAGATAGAATTTGAAGCACATTGCGACCCAAATTCTCCTTTAGCTCATTCTGCTGCATCAGTTTTTAGTGAGTTCACTCCTGTTAGTGGAAGTTCATCAGATGAACCACAATTTATTGAGAGCATTCTGG GATGCAATGCCAAGAACAAAACTCCGAGTCAGATGGCTGTTGCCAGGCTAGATGATTTTATCGGACCAGGTCAGTTTGGTCATAACAATGGGTGTGTGAGGGATAAACCCAGTATGACAGATGCTATAGCGGCACTTCTTGGTGAAGATCCTTATTGTGGCTACTAG